A single genomic interval of Neisseria leonii harbors:
- a CDS encoding 23S rRNA (adenine(2030)-N(6))-methyltransferase RlmJ — protein sequence MLSYRHAYHAGNHADVLKHFILWLTLDYFNRKDKPYWYIDTHSGAGLYRLDGSEAQKVGEYRQGIERLMQAETLPPLLETFRGRLKAILPQESRYCGSPWLAQAHTRADDKLRLFELHPADFAHLQNNMQAAGLKKRGLVRQEDGFAGLTALLPPPTRRAVVLMDPPYEEKQDYARVIKTVQAAQKRFASGCYLIWYPCLSREESRKLPEQLKKLAPHHYLQAELHVHTPRADGFGMHGSGMFVINPPYLLAQQLADTLPALCRLLAQDSGARSHLDSRND from the coding sequence ATGCTCAGCTACCGCCACGCCTACCATGCCGGCAACCATGCCGATGTTCTCAAACATTTTATTCTCTGGCTGACGTTGGATTACTTCAACCGAAAAGACAAACCGTATTGGTATATCGACACCCACAGCGGTGCCGGCCTGTATCGGCTGGACGGCAGCGAAGCACAGAAAGTCGGCGAATACCGCCAAGGCATCGAGCGTCTGATGCAGGCCGAAACGCTGCCGCCGCTGCTGGAAACCTTCCGAGGCCGTCTGAAAGCCATTCTGCCGCAGGAAAGCCGCTATTGCGGCTCGCCTTGGCTGGCACAGGCACACACCCGTGCCGACGACAAACTGCGCCTGTTCGAGCTGCACCCTGCCGACTTTGCCCACCTGCAAAACAATATGCAGGCTGCCGGACTGAAAAAGCGCGGCCTCGTCCGCCAAGAAGACGGCTTCGCAGGCCTGACCGCCCTGCTGCCGCCGCCGACCCGCCGCGCCGTGGTGCTGATGGATCCGCCGTATGAAGAAAAACAGGATTACGCGCGCGTGATTAAAACCGTACAGGCGGCACAAAAACGCTTTGCCTCGGGCTGCTATCTGATCTGGTATCCCTGCCTGAGCCGCGAAGAGAGCCGCAAACTGCCCGAACAGCTGAAAAAACTCGCCCCCCATCATTATCTGCAAGCCGAACTGCACGTCCACACCCCGCGCGCCGACGGTTTCGGTATGCACGGCAGCGGTATGTTCGTCATTAATCCGCCCTATCTGCTGGCTCAGCAATTGGCAGACACCCTGC